TATCAGCAGTCTCCAGTCAGTTGGGCTAGTCCTGTTATCAACAGTCTCCAGTCAGTTGGGCTAGTCCTGTTATCAACAGTCTCCAGTCAGCTGGGCTAGTCCTGTTATCAACAGTCTCCAGTCAACTGGACTAGTCCTGTTATCAACAGTCTCCAGTCAGCTGGGCTAGTCCTGTTATCAGCAGTCTCCAGTCAGCTGGGCTAGTCCTGTTATCAGCAGTCTCCAGTCAGCTGGACTAGTCCTGTTATCAGCAGTCTCCAGTCAGCTGGACTAGTCCGGTTATCAGCGGGTCTCCAGTCACAATCACTTTCCTCAGTACCAGAAGCAGCCTTCTCTAATCTGGGCTCTGTCATCTCTGTGTGGCCCGTCACaaaacacagacgcacacacacaaacaaacactcacacacagacactcagacaaacacacacactctgtgtgtgtgaggcagaGGGGAACTGATCCCCTGTTTATGTAAGTTAATGGGCCAGAACGTTGTGGGAAAGCTGTGTTGAGTGCCACCGGGGACCTAAACACACAGCCTGTCACACTGATGGTTTACTGCACAAGGCACCTAAGTCACTTGTGTTGATTGATTCCTCCTATATATGAGGGCATAGCTAAGTGCTCTCGACTGGTGTACGTACAGTGTGTATGTGATCCTTTTAGGTGCAGTTAGTAAAGTAATGAAAATAAAATACCATCACATTTTAAATGCTTTCAAAGTTTCATGGTTTGTACATATAAACCTcttgtgtgaatatgtgtgtgtgaattgaGAATGCTTCaaattaaaatgtaattttttaATTGAAGTAGTAAACAGGATACAGAATCACAATTAGAATGAAAGGAAATAGAATTTCATTAATTGAAAAGTATTGAAATTCTACTGCCCATTCTATTCTATAATAGGTGAAGTCAAATATACATATTGTACATGAAACATGTCGTTATGTACATTCAATATTTTCAGGACAAACTCTTCAAATTAATGATCAAGGAAGACAAACTGTATGGAAATATTCTAAGTTATTATATCATATCTGAAATGTTATACAATATGGAGAAAATGCTACATTTCCCAGAATGCAGTAGTTTATCCTTCAAGTTGACCCTGAGACCTTTAAAAAGAAACCAAGCAAATTAAATGGTTGCTGGAAATATAATCAGCTATTCTAAGCACTAAGGTTAAACGAGTAAGTACATGAACAATGTTTCCAGAGAGAAGTGATCTATTCTTTGGTATCTAGAAGTGTGACCTGTCACATTCAATGAAACTCTCATGTTCTATGACTGAGGGGAATTTATTTGAATTCCACTGAATTAAATTCTACTTCCTGTCACTCAAACTCTAATTCAAATTCTACATCCTGTGGAGTTTGACCAATTCAATTTGAATTTCAATTCATGAGTTGAATGGGAGTCAGTTCTACAATTCTGAGTTGAATGGGAGTCAATTCTACAATTCTGAGTTGAATGGGAGTCAATTCTACAATTCTGAGTTGAATGGGAGTCAATTCTACAATTCTGAGTTGAATGGGAGTCAATTCTACAATTCTGAGTTGAATGGGAGTCAATTCTACAATTCTGAGTTGAATGGGAGTCAATTCTACAATTCTGAGTTGAATGGGAGTCAATTCTACAATTCTGAGTTGAATGGGAGTCAATTCTACAATTCTGAGTTGAATGGGAGTCAATTCTACAATTCTGAGTTGAATGGGAGTCAATTCTACAATTCTGAGTTGAATGGGAGTCAATTCTACAATTCTGAGTTGAATGGGAGTCAATTCTACAATTCTGAGTTGAATGGGAGTCAAATACCTGTGAGAAGCCCGGCCCCGCCACGCTATATGGCCGTTGTTGCCGTCTGCTGCTGTGTGTCATGGCTGCGCTCTGCATGCTCTGTGCCAGCAGGCGAGATGACATGCCGTAGTCTGGGGGAGGGACACctgccatgtcctctctctccaacAGGTTCCCCGTGCTGCTGCTCTTACCATGGTAGAGACTGGTGACAAACACAGTCAGTAAGTTACACAGGGAGTGAAATGAAAACTGTGATTAGCTGAAGAGTCAGACAGTGCAAACCGGAGCCGTGACAATAGGCCTAGATTAAATACGTATCGCGGAAGATCCGTGCTGCAGCACTGCGTTCATAATAAACTCTTTAAATGTCGGCTCAATCTGAACCTATATTTACATTTCAAATGCGCTATAACTGGGACCTTCCGCGATATGGATTGGATCTAGCCCACAGTCAACCAGTCACACATTAAAACAATATAACAAAATAAAACAATTCCAGAACTGAAAATAACTGATCTCACACTTTGAAAATGAACAAATTAgcttcagagagagaaaggagtaaTTCTCTGTCTATTGAATAACAGATAAAGACCTGTTCCCTTACAAATACATCACACAAGTGACAAAATGTCAAACGTACTTGTTCTCTCGTAGTTTGTTGCCAGCAGTCTCAGGGATAACACGTGTGTAGGAGAAAGGGAACCAGCCACGCCTAATGAGGAaacagagaatcaacagaccaatCAGCAaacagagaatcaacagaccaatCAGCAaacagagaatcaacagaccaatCAGCAaacagagaatcaacagaccaatCAGCAaacagagaatcaacagaccaatCAGCAAACAGAGATTCAACAGACCAATCAGCAAACAGAGATTCAACAGACCAATCAGCAAACAGAGATTCAACAGACCAATCAGCAAACAGAGAATCAACAGACAAATCAGCAAACAGAGATTCAACAGACCAATCAGCAAACAGAGAATCAACAGACAAATCAGCAAACAGAGAATCAACAGACGAATCAGCAAACAGAGAATCAACAGACAAATCAGCAAACAGAGAATCAACAGACGAATCAGCAaacagagaatcaacagaccaatCAGCAaacagagaatcaacagaccaatCAGCAAACAGAGAATCAACAGATGAGTCAGCAACAGTGATTCAACATTGACAGCATAACCTAGAGTCAGGATGCTTATGACGTCATATTTAAATGTAAAGATTCACACGAATAACTCTAATAATATATACCATTTAGCacacgcttttatccaaagcaacttaaagttgtgcatgcatacattttcacGTATGGTACATTTCAAGAGtgacgctctaccaactgagctacagagcgtAACTCATAGTGCTATAGACAAAAGGAATGGGATGGAGTCAGGATACTTGCATGTTGTTCTTTTCGTTCTCTCCATAGTGCCATCCGTCGCGGGCCTCCGGGACCAACAGGGTGATGACATCTCCCTCAGAGAAGCTGAGCAAGGTGCTGTTGTCCCCCCCTGCATGGGAGAAAACGGCCTGGACACGGGTACGTCCGTTCTTCTCCAGCCCTGCAGCCATGGAGCTAGACCGGGGCAGGGTCCGGGTCTCTGGAACTGAGgagatttgatttgacattttttttaaacagggaGTTAGTAGCTGGACGTTTCTCTACagttgtactgtaccttactactGGACATGCGCTTGACTAGATCTATAAGACTTCTGACCAAATCTAGGGGTTGCCTTTACACTTCAATCATGCTGTACCACAGAACTTCTGCAATAAAGTCCGAGGTCTTTAAGCAGATAACTAAGCCAAAACAGGTCACACGGGGCCTACTGTACATAGTACCTGCTCGGAGTACCTAATGTATTAATATAACCCACCTCTCCTAAGTGACTTTAAATGCTTCCATTATTCTTAAAGCCTCTGTCCTTCACCTAATTTGAGTCTTTGTTTCTCCTTTTTAAACCCAccgtcttctccctccctcctattcCCATGTGCTCTGCTTTCATTGAGACCACAGTTCTCCAAGTGCCAGGTACACACTGTGACAGAAGGAGAGACGAGAGCTATTCAATAGTAGAAATGAAGAAAAGAGCCGATAGAGGGAACAAGAACAACCCCCACTGCACAGCATTCACAGCATGGAGTCAATGGCACAATCTTAAAAAAGGTCTCAATCAAGCCGTTCACTCTCTAAGGTCTCTGTGACGAGGTGGCATTCATAAAGCCCACTAGTGATGTATTCTGTAATATTCTTACTTGACGGGCCTATATAGCGGAATACCATTGAGCCCCCCATAATGCATTGGTCTTCACAGTACTGCACTATTGCCGATGTTTTACTGTAAAGGTACGTCAATGTGTTACAGTGTAGCTTCTGTACATATGATTATGTTGCCCAACTTTTGAGGGCCTCAAGATGACCCGCCCCGCCACTATCCTGGTCTTCCTTACCCATGGTGGTGTTGCTTTTGGCTGGGGCATTCTTACGGACAGGCAGGGTGTTGGAGTAGACCTCACTGCCCTGTCTGTGGGGCTGGGAGAGGTGCTGGGCCTGGGAGGAGGCCTGAGCCTGCTGGGCCTGAGCTTGGGCCTGAGCTTGGGCCTGAGCCTGCTGAGCCTGCTGGGCCTGAGCTTGGGCCTGAGCCATCTTCCCTTCCATCCAGTGTTGGtagtcctcccctcctcccccgccTGCTCCTCCGTGGGCCCCTGTCGTTCCATTCATCATGGGCATCCCTCCATCCACTCCACCTGGTCCCATTATACgctgcagggagagagggagtaaagtaggaaggaaggaagagagtgAAGCATGTGTTGATGTGTTCGTTAACATACTCATTAGGCACCATTCTTCCATCACAGAAAAGCATTACATAATGTGAATCTCATCACTACTAACGAGAGGGAGATTATGCGGTTGGAAATGGGCCAGGTTGTGTtgattaaaggtagactcagcgatatgatgTAGAAAATAAAACAGCAAAGTGGGTCAATTTCTGCAATAACTAAGAGCGTTAAAGCGCGATGCTCAACctctctgctgttttggtcccgTGGCTACCACATTGTAAAAGCATAAAGCAGAACCCGTGCACATACTGTGTGACAGCAAAGTTGTGCATCTCGTTAAATTTGCAATATCTGCTGTGTTGCCCGTGGCAACATCATTTAGCTTACTATAAGAGATCAATCAACTGTAACGGAACAACTAAGCAGCACCACGACACAGCCACAAAAAATCCCAACCGCCAGTCTTCAATGTGAATGGACCCAAGTTGTTTGTTGTTGAAAGACACATCATCACAAAACAGAATGATAAAGGACAGTCAGAGATGCTGTGGGATCTGTGTGAAGACCCTGTCCACTTCAATGTGTTTCTGTGGGATCTGTGTGAAGACCCTGTCcacttcaatgtgtttctatgtgaAGACCCTGTCcacttcaatgtgtttctatgtgaAGAACTGTCCACTtcaatgtgtttctgtgtgaaggCCCTGTCcacttcaatgtgtttctatgtgaAGACCCTGTCcacttcaatgtgtttctatgtgaAGACCCTGTCcacttcaatgtgtttctatgtgaAGGCCCTGTCcacttcaatgtgtttctatgtgaAGACCCTGTCCACTTCAACGTGTTTCTGTGTGAAGACCCTGTCCACTtcaatgtgtttctgtgtgaagaCCCTGTCCACTtcaatgtgtttctgtgtgaagaCCCTGTCcacttcaatgtgtttctatgtgaAGACCCTGTCCACTTCAACGTGTTTCTATGTGAAGACCCTGTCcacttcaatgtgtttctatgtgaAGAACTGTCcacttcaatgtgtttctatgggatcTGTGTGAAGACCCTGTCcacttcaatgtgtttctatgtgaAGACCCTGTCCACTTCTATGTGTTTCTGTGGGATCTGTGTGAAGACCCTGTCcacttcaatgtgtttctatgtgaAGACCCTGTCcacttcaatgtgtttctatgtgaAGACCCTGTCCACTTCAATTTGTTTCTATGTGAAGACCCTGTCcacttcaatgtgtttctatgtgaAGACCCTGTCcacttcaatgtgtttctatgtgaAGACCCTGTCcacttcaatgtgtttctatgtgaAGACCCTGTCCACTtcaatgtgtttctgtgtgaagaCCCTGTCCACTtcaatgtgtttctgtgtgaagaCCCTGTCCACTTCAACGTGTTTCTATGTGAAGACCCTGTCCACTtcaatgtgtttctgtgtgaagaCCCTGTCcacttcaatgtgtttctatgtgaAGACCCTGTCCACTTCAATGTGTTTCTGTGGGATCTGTGTGAAGAACTGTCCACTTCAATGTGTTTCTTCTCTGAGAATGTTACACAATAAGAATCATCTTGTCTGCCTCCTTTTAAGGCAGCCTTATTTTTTAAAACGAattgatcttttgaccaatcagatcagctctgaaaaatatctgatgttAAAAGATTTGATATTGGTCAAAATACAAATTAGTGAAAGAAAAATAGCAGAAtctggctgcctgtgtaaacacagccttagaggCTTCCTCAATATGTTACTGCAATTCACACACATGAACGCAGGAACACAAATGAACGCAAGAACACAcgaacacaggcacacacacacacacacgaacacaggcacacacacacacgaacgcagGCACACAcgaacacaggcacacacacacacgaacgcaggcacacacacacacgaacacaggcACACGAacgcaggcacacaggcacacgaacgcaggcacacacacaccacgaatAACCACACAGCAGAGTGGAAGTGGGGTGTGAAACAATCAACAGCCCAACAGACCCAAGTAATCTGTTTCTGTTCCTTCCTAAAGGCATTTCTAATTAGCATGCAGCACTAACGACTTAATTTGCatcaacaagtgtgtgtgtgtgtgtgtgtgtgtgtgtgtgtgtgtgtgtgtgtgtgtgtgtgtgtgtgtgtgtgtgtgtgtgtggaggcatcAGGGAGGGTTCTGAGTTCTAAAGGAGAGGCTCCAAGAGATTCCATAATGGAATCCCAACATCCTGGGGCATCACTAGGCAACCCTGGGGCATTGCTAGGCAACAGACTAGCTGGTGGTGTTAATTAAGGAACGTCGTTAGAGCCGCAGCCCACAAAGCTGCTGCTGGCCTCAACACTCAACAGTACTCCCTCAAACACTGAGGCACCACACCGATACAGAAGCTCAAACGGAGAAACGCAGGCACTCGCACACAGCGCTTCAAAGCTTCATAATCAAAAACACAATTAGTGATGATAAACAACGATTGATGCCTGCAGCACCCAATTAACGGAATGTTTCGCCGTTAGGGCTGACAAACCATAGCAGCTCTATAGCTTACTATTGGGGTGATATTGTAGTAATATATGTGTACTATCATAGTGCTAACACAGTGCtaaccagtggtgtaaaatacttatgtaaaaacaCTTTGTACTTaacaatttatatttttgacaactttttactccactacattccaaaACAAAATCATGTacgttttactccatacatttttcctggcactcaaaagtactcattacattttgacaggaaaatggtccaattcaagcATTTATGaagagaaaatccctggtcatactactgtctctgatctggtggactgtTGTAGCCCTGGCtagctgtaaaaaaaaacaaagtaaaacaaaattgtgccatctggtttgcttaatatatggaatttaaatgatttatacttttatttgAGCAATTGCACTTActttgatacataagtatatttaaaactaaaTAATTTTAGACTTTTACTAGTAGCATTTTACTTTCACttacttaaaaaaaaacacttttacttgagtcatttgaGTACTTGTTCCACCACTGGTCCCAACACAGCAATATTATAGTAATACCACCGGTACCGGTAACCCACCTGTTGGCCCATGAGGGCAGCCAGCTCGGGGGGTACAGGCAGGGGTTTGGCCCCGGGAATGGGGTCAGAGATGAGCAGGTTGCCCTTGGAACCATGGTGGGTGTGGGAGACGGACCCCAGGGAACCCCCTGTAGAGGTCATCTGCTGAGCCAGGAGCATGGCACGGTCAGGCAGCTTGGTAGGGTCAGCACACGCCTGCTGCCATGCTGGGATCTTCTGGGCTAGCAGGTCCTTACCCTGGAGAAGACAGGTAAATAAACACAAAGGGAGAGAGTGGTGAGACACTGTGTAGTGGGAAGATAGGTGAATATTGAGCTGTTCTGGTGAGAGTAACAAGGTGTTCCTTTGAACCTGGTCAAACGTTAAGTGTATTTATATATAAGGAGATATTCTGGGAGAGTATAGGGTTATAACGTTCAGGAGAAACTGTTGAACAAATCTTTATACTGTGAAAAGGTTCACTACTTGAGAAGATAACTACATTAGCTGAGGTAGTTGAGTCAGCCTAGGTGGGAGAGCGTGGGCTCCTGGAAAGCAAGTGTCAATGTGTGGGATCTCCAGCTCAAGTATCacatcagagagagagtgagagagcgagagagcaagagagagtaagaaagagaatagctgaccactgtgactaaaaaattaaggaaagctttgactatgtacagactcagtgagcatagccttgctattgagagaggccgccgtagACAGACCTAGTTCTCAAGGGAacacaggctatgtgcacactgcccacaaaatgaggtggaaactgagctgcacgtCCTAACCtcatgccaaatgtatgaccacattagagacacatatttccctcagatgacacagatccacaaagaaatccaattttgataaactctcatatctactgggtgaaataccacagtgtgccattacagcagcaagatttgtgacctgacgccacaagaaaagggaaaccagtgaagaacaaacaccattgtaaatacaaccaatatTTATTTTTCCATTGTTACAACgctgtatatagccataatatgacatctaaaatgtctctattcctacAGAACATTTGTGAATGTAATGTTTACCGTTCATTTTATATTGTtcattatctattatctattttttgctttggcaatgtaaacatatgtttccccaaGCCCAAAAAAGCCTATTGAATTGAAAGCGAGAGCGTCCATTACCAGTCTAGCAGCCGTTTCATCTCAAAGCTGAAGCAGCCTCATTACCAGTCTAGCAGCAGTTTCATCTCAG
This genomic interval from Salvelinus fontinalis isolate EN_2023a chromosome 30, ASM2944872v1, whole genome shotgun sequence contains the following:
- the LOC129828634 gene encoding brain-specific angiogenesis inhibitor 1-associated protein 2-like isoform X2, producing MVLAEEGSTMSRTDEVHRITENVYKSIMEQFNPCLRNFVAMGKSYEKALSSVTFAAKGYFEALVRMGEMASESQGSKDLGDVLFQMAEVHRQIQMQLEDMLKSFHNELLTELEKKVELDARYLNAALRKYQMEHKSKGESLEKCQAELKKLRRKSQGSKNPSKYGDKEMQYVETIGSKQSDLDQYTAEGYKSALSEERRRYCFLVDRQCAVAKNSSSFHSKGKDLLAQKIPAWQQACADPTKLPDRAMLLAQQMTSTGGSLGSVSHTHHGSKGNLLISDPIPGAKPLPVPPELAALMGQQRIMGPGGVDGGMPMMNGTTGAHGGAGGGGGEDYQHWMEGKMAQAQAQAQQAQQAQAQAQAQAQAQQAQASSQAQHLSQPHRQGSEVYSNTLPVRKNAPAKSNTTMVPETRTLPRSSSMAAGLEKNGRTRVQAVFSHAGGDNSTLLSFSEGDVITLLVPEARDGWHYGENEKNNMRGWFPFSYTRVIPETAGNKLRENNLYHGKSSSTGNLLEREDMAGVPPPDYGMSSRLLAQSMQSAAMTHSSRRQQRPYSVAGPGFSQQGLEQYEQRFPLSVRLLSEQFDRF
- the LOC129828634 gene encoding brain-specific angiogenesis inhibitor 1-associated protein 2-like isoform X1; protein product: MVLAEEGSTMSRTDEVHRITENVYKSIMEQFNPCLRNFVAMGKSYEKALSSVTFAAKGYFEALVRMGEMASESQGSKDLGDVLFQMAEVHRQIQMQLEDMLKSFHNELLTELEKKVELDARYLNAALRKYQMEHKSKGESLEKCQAELKKLRRKSQGSKNPSKYGDKEMQYVETIGSKQSDLDQYTAEGYKSALSEERRRYCFLVDRQCAVAKNSSSFHSKGKDLLAQKIPAWQQACADPTKLPDRAMLLAQQMTSTGGSLGSVSHTHHGSKGNLLISDPIPGAKPLPVPPELAALMGQQRIMGPGGVDGGMPMMNGTTGAHGGAGGGGGEDYQHWMEGKMAQAQAQAQQAQQAQAQAQAQAQAQQAQASSQAQHLSQPHRQGSEVYSNTLPVRKNAPAKSNTTMVPETRTLPRSSSMAAGLEKNGRTRVQAVFSHAGGDNSTLLSFSEGDVITLLVPEARDGWHYGENEKNNMRGWFPFSYTRVIPETAGNKLRENNLYHGKSSSTGNLLEREDMAGVPPPDYGMSSRLLAQSMQSAAMTHSSRRQQRPYSVAGPGFSQQGLEQYEQRFPLSSEGGTVTKLISTV